A region of Paenibacillus sp. 37 DNA encodes the following proteins:
- a CDS encoding metal ABC transporter ATP-binding protein gives MILSSMRDVVFGYGKEPVIDQLSLDIHVGEFIGITGPNGSAKTTLLKLLLGLLKPWSGTIHMNPQLKRGNKFNIGYVPQQVASFNSGFPSTVIELVRSGCYTRLGLFRSFTAEQDAIVERSLREVGMWEYRNTRVGELSGGQKQRICIARAMAGQPQVLVLDEPTTGMDRHSREGFYNLMRHYADVHGLTIIMVTHGLEEMGDRLDRTITLERQESEEWQCLNTNSCNVPSGQVD, from the coding sequence ATGATTCTATCATCCATGCGTGATGTTGTATTTGGATATGGCAAAGAGCCGGTCATTGATCAACTGTCGCTGGATATCCATGTGGGAGAGTTCATAGGCATCACAGGTCCCAATGGTTCTGCCAAAACGACCCTGTTAAAGCTGCTGCTAGGGCTATTGAAGCCCTGGAGCGGCACGATACATATGAATCCGCAGTTGAAACGTGGGAACAAGTTCAATATCGGTTACGTGCCCCAGCAGGTTGCATCGTTCAATAGTGGATTTCCCAGTACGGTGATTGAACTTGTTCGGTCAGGATGTTACACCAGGCTGGGACTATTCCGCAGCTTCACAGCAGAGCAGGATGCCATCGTTGAACGCAGTCTGCGGGAAGTTGGCATGTGGGAATATCGGAATACACGTGTCGGTGAGCTGTCCGGTGGACAAAAGCAACGGATCTGTATTGCAAGAGCTATGGCTGGGCAACCGCAGGTTCTGGTACTGGATGAGCCAACAACGGGAATGGACCGCCACAGCCGTGAAGGGTTTTACAATCTGATGCGCCACTATGCTGATGTTCATGGGTTAACGATTATTATGGTTACTCACGGACTGGAAGAGATGGGAGATCGATTGGATCGAACGATTACTTTGGAGCGGCAAGAAAGTGAGGAATGGCAGTGTTTGAATACGAATTCATGCAACGTGCCTTCTGGGCAGGTGGACTGA
- the rpmG gene encoding 50S ribosomal protein L33 has product MRVIVTLACTECGDRNYTTTKNKRNHPERLEMKKYSPRLKKMTIHRETR; this is encoded by the coding sequence ATGAGAGTCATTGTAACCTTAGCTTGCACCGAGTGCGGGGACCGCAACTACACAACAACCAAGAACAAACGGAACCATCCGGAGAGACTTGAGATGAAGAAATACTCCCCACGTTTGAAGAAAATGACGATCCACCGGGAAACCAGATAA
- a CDS encoding stalk domain-containing protein produces MKIKKSTFIGSLVACSLAFGALGVAASNGIQDIEAALDSNISFKVNGLSWTPKNEAGDKLNALVYDGDVYLPVSTTAEALGANVSLNVSNKVVSITNSGSGKSSSSSSNNSSTGTKGSEDSSKPSSSSNSSTSGSIKMTGTDAQMIVKLQKESLTLIKMYGKALKTGSTSEFDKYIDAKVIENPEIDIFDLGKQSQKDKFKTTVKGIIAANDKKTLTKYADQLINVKSADFKVIAMNDKTKTRHSYKAIYYPQGWTGSYGVYLTFVFSPQKSGNGDFYLGDLYFS; encoded by the coding sequence ATGAAGATCAAAAAATCAACTTTTATTGGGTCATTGGTAGCATGCAGTTTGGCTTTCGGTGCCCTCGGTGTAGCAGCTTCAAACGGAATTCAAGATATTGAAGCAGCACTCGACAGCAACATTAGCTTTAAAGTAAACGGTTTGTCTTGGACACCCAAGAATGAAGCCGGAGACAAACTGAATGCACTGGTATATGACGGTGATGTTTACCTGCCTGTAAGTACCACAGCAGAAGCGCTGGGAGCCAACGTATCTCTGAATGTTAGCAACAAAGTTGTAAGTATCACTAATTCAGGTAGCGGTAAGTCAAGCAGTTCGAGTAGTAATAACAGCAGTACAGGTACCAAAGGTTCTGAAGATTCAAGTAAACCAAGTAGTTCAAGTAACTCAAGCACTTCTGGCTCAATCAAGATGACTGGAACTGACGCTCAGATGATAGTCAAATTGCAAAAAGAATCTTTAACATTGATCAAAATGTATGGTAAAGCACTTAAAACAGGAAGCACTAGTGAATTTGATAAATACATAGATGCTAAAGTTATTGAAAATCCCGAGATCGACATTTTTGATCTGGGTAAGCAATCCCAGAAAGATAAATTTAAGACTACAGTCAAAGGTATCATTGCAGCAAATGATAAAAAAACGCTGACTAAATATGCTGATCAGTTGATTAATGTGAAATCAGCTGATTTTAAAGTGATTGCAATGAATGACAAAACCAAAACAAGACACAGTTACAAAGCCATTTATTATCCACAAGGATGGACAGGTTCCTATGGAGTGTACCTTACCTTTGTGTTTAGTCCGCAAAAAAGTGGCAACGGTGATTTTTATCTTGGCGATTTGTACTTTAGCTAA